One stretch of Monomorium pharaonis isolate MP-MQ-018 chromosome 10, ASM1337386v2, whole genome shotgun sequence DNA includes these proteins:
- the LOC118647742 gene encoding uncharacterized protein LOC118647742, translating to MTDILNIENEPIFDDRIIKIETHTYNPFANTTFDHSDEIRIPIQHQDLYTLPSESFLYIEGKVTIKKTVTGSNVTLGNNCIAFMFDEIRYELDGVEIDRNRNVGITSTLKNYITMSTNRTKIANNAGWDPWYHVNGYFNFCVPLNMLLGFCEDYKRVVINARHELILIRARNDNNCLVGDPAQEPEIELFKVQWRMPHVLLNERNKLSMLRALESGRYLSMAFRSWDL from the coding sequence ATGACGGACATTTTAAACATCGAGAATGAACCGATCTTCGATGATCGCATCATCAAGATCGAGACTCACACGTACAATCCGTTTGCCAATACAACGTTTGATCACAGTGATGAGATAAGAATACCTATACAACATCaggatttatacacgttaccGTCTGAAAGTTTTCTATACATCGAGGGAAAagttacgataaaaaaaacagttacgGGATCTAATGTGACTTTGGGGAATAATTGCATCGCGTTTATGTTTGATGAGATTCGATATGAACTTGACGGTGTAGAGATTGATCGTAACAGAAACgttggaataaccagcacGCTCAAGAATTATATAACCATGTCAACTAACAGAACCAAAATTGCGAATAACGCTGGTTGGGATCCGTGGTATCATGTGAatggatactttaatttttgtgtgcCACTTAACATGTTACTGGGATTTTGCGAAGATTACAAACGCGTGGTGATTAACGCTCGTCACGAGTTGATCttaatacgcgcgcgcaaCGATAATAATTGTCTAGTCGGTGATCCCGCGCAGGAACcagaaattgaattattcaaagtaCAATGGCGAATGCCGCATGTGCTGTTGAATGAGAGAAATAAACTGTCGATGCTGCGTGCTCTGGAAAGCGGGAGATACCTGAGCATGGCTTTTCGCTCATGGGATCTGTAA
- the LOC118647771 gene encoding uncharacterized protein LOC118647771: MGEPLEKKNKRSFQEAWFSDTQYKFWIRKVPLNDELYHCTVCKKNLSCNARISRHANSTPHKENLQKATFSLTKNDDINETISQTKQKFRQEWLDIELFKPWLREASHDKTLFFCEFCEKYMDARLSHIYRHADSAVHLKIAADRNKERKETDEDINITDESLLPKKIFLIKRQKIFSHFSKR; encoded by the exons ATGGGCGAGCCattagagaagaaaaataagcGAAGCTTTCAAGAAGCTTGGTTTAGCGATactcaatataaattttggataCGCAAAGTACCATTGAATGACGAGCTTTATCATTGCACtgtatgtaagaaaaatttgtcttgTAATGCACGTATTTCAAGACATGCAAATTCTACGCCTCACAAAGaaaatctgcaaaaagctacattttctttaacaaaaaatgacgATATAAATGAAACTATTTCTcagacaaaacaaaaatttcgaCAAGAATGGTTAGATATTGAATTGTTTAAACCATGGTTACGTGAAGCATCAcatgataaaacattatttttttgcgaattttgtgaaaaatacaTGGATGCTAGGTTGTCACACATTTATCGTCATGCAGATTCCGCAGTGCACTTAAAAATTGCTGcagatagaaataaagaaagaaaggaaacagacgaagatattaatattacggaCGAATCGCTT TtgccgaaaaaaatatttctcatcaAACGGCAAAAGATATTCTCTCATTTTTCCAAGAGATAG
- the LOC118647743 gene encoding uncharacterized protein LOC118647743 yields the protein MAHSLSQSEEAASMQQMLQQLLQQQQQQQQHQEEVQTEVGLPLWRAAKAEGAAAAAGAGATRAARAATRAARAATAAVPMRSRARIYDTIKTCHRTMQIVNLLVPPYLRQRLPGGTRENMKKRVRGNTLLPSPLRPSPKSLIGPYGALLQVKARQFAVHHRIAMLLILLTTNPLTTRTLREAAVCVSVCNATSFPQNILVPPVRSSELTTSSEASDNEAKRPSGQGRAVRVQGQIHAKGLSTGDVEHRSGRIQATGNTRVKPT from the exons ATGGCGCACAGTTTGTCCC aATCTGAGGAAGCTGCATCTATGCAGCAAATGCTGCAACAGCTAttgcagcaacaacaacagcagcagcagcaccaAGAGGAAGTCCAAACAGAAGTTGGACTTCCTTTATGGAGAGCTGCAAAAGCAGAaggagcagcagcagcagctggAGCTGGTGCAACCAGAGCAGCCAGAGCAGCCACCAGAGCAGCCAGAGCAGCCACAGCAGCTGTTCCGATGCGAAGTCGTGCACGCATATACGATACCATTAAGAC GTGTCACAGGACAATGCAGATCGTAAATTTGCTTGTCCCACCGTATCTACGTCAAAGACTTCCTGGCGGCACGCGAGAAAACATGAAGAAACGTGTTCGCGGAAACACTCTTCTCCCGTCCCCGCTAAGACCATCACCCAAATCGCTTATTGGTCCATACGGTGCCCTTCTTCAAGTCAAAGCACGTCAATTCGCGGTTCATCATCGAATCGCAATGC TATTGATCTTATTGACCACAAACCCTTTAACCACAAGGACCTTACGCGAAGCCGCGGTGTGCGTGTCAGTGTGCAACGCCACCAGTTTTCCACAGAACATTTTGGTGCCTCCTGTGAGGTCTTCGGAACTCACCACGTCATCAGAAGCGTCAGACAACGAAGCGAAGCGGCCGAGCGGTCAGGGCCGGGCGGTCAGAGTTCAAGGACAAATTCACGCGAAGGGTCTTTCGACGGGAGACGTCGAGCATCGAAGCGGACGGATTCAAGCGACGGGTAACACGCGAGTCAAACCGACTTGA
- the LOC118647744 gene encoding uncharacterized protein LOC118647744: protein MNTVSRGIVQVIIGSIYDNFSKTLRCLTIPSISDLTPSEVFPRNTIKIPANIRLADPEFHLPRSIELLIGSGATLSLFSVGQINLSRSEYDLYLQKTRLGWIVAGGQSPVETTRREESHLTTLGKLLEKFWITEEITDHTGFNEQDKCEIHYRETTSRDASGKYIVRLPFDGSGNRLGDSRHNALKRLLSLERKLEGNANLKNEYTRVIDEYIRSNYLSVVESPNDDGYYMPHHAVVKETSNTTKIRLVFDASAKTSSGFSLNDTLRVGPTLQDKLFAHLIRFRTYACVLVADIEKMYLQVLLHEDDRRYQRILWRINDNVKTLQFNTLTFGVSSSPYLAIRTIHQLADDERKAYPRAAEVLKTHLYVDDLLTGAETLDEAREIRDEIIALLNAGGINIRQWASNDKRAVHDLMDNALHANFVFDKDPSLRTLGIIWSAGEDRIRYSVREIKITKNLTKRIILAEISKIYDPLGLLGPVILYAKKLMQDVWRSQLKWDESLPQSIYTAWTEFARQLELLNHASFDRRVLTANPQDIQIHGFCDASMNGYGACIYIRAVKNERVIVNLLCAKSRVAPLKTITIPRLELNGAVLLVRLYREAARALNIKPAKTIFWSDSTIVLQWIRTSPHLLNTFVANRVTEIQDVKNPHEWRHVRTRDNPADALSRGQLPHEFSRNQQWFEGPEWLRRNENEWPNDVIQSVELPELRKTACLITMSTEPDLFGKYSSYVKLTRIMAYCRRFRPNNAYNGPLCLTEIDEAEKHILKIIQASRFPNEIKELKRTNIATRGRIVNLNPFLDNEGILRVGGRLRMSDMTYAQKHPILIPSRHHVTDLIIREIHERYHHVGIQNTLHHMRQKFWVTDGRNQVRKIIRTCVRCTRFRADAAEYKMGDLPSTRIRKSVPFTYTGVDFCGPFYIKERKHRNRVRVKVYICVFVCLTVKAVHLEVVSDLTTDGFIASLRRFIARRGCPEHIYSDNGTNFTGAQGQLREIYACLNSEIHKNAVDKFALEHKITWHFIPPAAPHFGGLWESMVKLFKHHLKRVVGESLFTFEQLNTFANEVEGILNSRPITSLSSDPNDLLVLTPAHYLIGRPLTTLPEGDLTCVPVNRLTAWQHVSKMRQDFWARWHLEYLNELQARAKWAKDGPSLNLGDVVLIKDRNLPCTQWKMGRVTETHPGEDGITRSVTVKTTNGNVNRAVKYLCPLPVDKA, encoded by the coding sequence ATGAATACCGTGTCGCGAGGAATCGTGCAGGTCATTATAGGGTCCATATACGATAACTTCAGTAAAACGTTGAGATGTTTGACGATACCGTCTATTTCGGATCTGACACCATCCGAGGTCTTCCCGCGAAATACGATTAAAATTCCGGCGAATATTCGGTTGGCCGACCCAGAATTCCATCTGCCGCGTTCGATCGAACTTCTAATCGGTTCTGGGGCAACCTTGTCGTTATTTTCCGTCGGGCAGATCAACTTGTCGCGTAGCGAGTACGATTTATATCTGCAGAAAACGCGCCTTGGATGGATCGTTGCCGGCGGGCAAAGCCCAGTAGAAACGACGCGACGCGAAGAATCTCATTTGACGACGTTAGGGAAACTATTAGAGAAATTCTGGATAACGGAAGAGATAACGGACCACACGGGATTTAACGAGCAGGATAAATGCGAAATACATTATCGGGAAACAACGTCTCGTGACGCCAGCGGGAAATATATAGTACGGTTGCCCTTTGACGGCTCAGGTAACCGTCTCGGTGACTCGCGGCACAACGCGCTCAAACGTTTGTTATCGCTCGAGCGAAAATTGGAGGGAAACGCGAACTTAAAGAACGAGTACACGCGGGTGATAGATGAATATATTAGATCGAATTATCTATCCGTAGTAGAGAGTCCGAACGATGACGGATATTACATGCCACACCACGCGGTGGTTAAGGAAACGAGTAATACAACCAAGATACGATTAGTATTCGATGCTTCCGCGAAAACGAGCAGCGGTTTCTCTCTTAATGATACATTGCGAGTAGGACCCACGTTACAAGATAAGCTATTTGCGCACTTAATACGGTTTCGGACATACGCCTGCGTTCTCGTTGctgatattgaaaaaatgtatttacaagTACTGTTACACGAGGACGATCGTCGATACCAGCGAATTTTATGGCGTATTAACGATAACGTAAAAACCCTTCAATTCAATACCCTCACGTTCGGCGTATCGTCCTCGCCGTACTTAGCGATCCGTACGATACATCAACTAGCCGACGATGAACGTAAGGCCTATCCGAGAGCCGCCGAAGTTTTAAAGACTCATCTATACGTCGACGACTTGTTAACGGGAGCCGAAACTCTCGACGAAGCACGGGAAATTCGAGATGAGATCATCGCGCTGCTCAATGCAGGGGGTATCAACATACGACAATGGGCATCCAACGATAAACGCGCCGTACACGATCTAATGGATAATGCGTTACACGCTAATTTCGTTTTCGACAAGGACCCGTCGCTTCGAACGCTCGGTATAATATGGTCCGCGGGAGAAGATAGAATTCGATATTCGGTACGCGAGAtcaaaattactaaaaactTAACGAAACGGATTATACTGGCCGAAATATCGAAAATATACGATCCGCTAGGCTTACTCGGGCCCGTTATACTGTATGCGAAAAAATTGATGCAAGACGTTTGGCGAAGTCAGTTAAAGTGGGACGAGTCACTACCGCAGAGCATATACACGGCGTGGACAGAATTCGCTCGTCAGCTCGAGCTACTAAATCACGCATCATTCGATCGAAGAGTATTGACCGCGAATCCACAAGACATCCAGATACACGGCTTCTGCGACGCCAGTATGAACGGTTACGGAGCGTGCATTTACATACGCGCGGTCAAAAACGAACGGGTGATTGTCAATCTTCTGTGCGCAAAATCACGCGTCGCGCCCCTTAAAACGATCACTATACCGCGACTTGAACTTAATGGCGCGGTACTGCTGGTGCGTCTCTATCGCGAGGCAGCCCGCGCACTAAACATCAAACCGGCTAAAACGATCTTTTGGTCCGATTCGACAATTGTGCTACAATGGATAAGAACGTCTCCGCATCTGTTAAATACCTTTGTAGCAAATCGCGTGACGGAAATTCAAGACGTTAAGAATCCACACGAATGGCGACACGTACGAACAAGGGATAATCCTGCCGACGCGCTATCGAGAGGACAATTACCGCACGAGTTCTCACGAAATCAGCAATGGTTTGAGGGACCGGAATGGTTAAGACGAAACGAAAACGAATGGCCTAATGACGTCATACAGTCAGTCGAGCTACCTGAATTAAGGAAGACCGCATGTCTGATAACAATGAGCACCGAACCCGACTTATTCGGAAAATACTCGTCGTACGTCAAACTAACGAGAATTATGGCTTACTGTCGACGGTTCCGGCCTAATAATGCATACAACGGGCCTTTGTGTTTAACGGAAATCGACGAAGCCGAAAAACACATCTTAAAGATCATTCAAGCGTCGAGGTTTCCAAacgaaattaaagaattaaaacggaCGAACAttgcaacgcgtggcaggatCGTAAATTTAAATCCGTTTCTTGATAATGAAGGTATACTTCGCGTCGGCGGACGTCTACGGATGTCCGATATGACCTACGCGCAAAAACATCCAATACTGATTCCGAGCCGTCACCATGTGACGGATTTAATTATACGCGAGATACACGAAAGATACCATCACGTCGGCATTCAGAACACGCTACATCATATGCGACAAAAATTCTGGGTGACCGACGGGCGGAATCAGGTACGAAAAATCATTCGAACGTGCGTACGATGCACCCGATTTCGAGCCGACGCCGCGGAATACAAGATGGGCGATTTACCATCGACGCGAATACGCAAGTCGGTCCCGTTCACATATACCGGAGTTGATTTCTGTGGTCCGTTTTATatcaaagaaagaaaacatcGTAATCGAGTACGcgttaaagtatatatatgcgTATTTGTATGCCTGACGGTAAAGGCCGTGCACTTAGAGGTCGTGAGCGACCTAACGACAGACGGATTCATCGCCTCGTTGCGACGGTTCATCGCGAGGCGAGGATGCCCAGAGCATATATACTCGGATAATGGGACCAACTTCACGGGCGCACAAGGTCAGTTAAGAGAAATATACGCGTGTCTAAATTCGGAAATACACAAGAACGCGGTAGATAAGTTCGCGCTTGAACATAAGATCACCTGGCACTTCATTCCGCCGGCGGCTCCGCACTTCGGGGGCCTCTGGGAGTCCATGGTGAAACTTTTCAAACACCATCTGAAACGAGTGGTGGGGGAGTCACTGTTTACGTTCGAGCAATTGAATACCTTCGCTAACGAGGTGGAAGGCATCTTAAATTCACGCCCAATCACGTCTTTATCTTCAGATCCGAATGATCTATTAGTGTTAACCCCAGCTCATTACTTAATCGGTAGACCATTAACCACCCTCCCGGAGGGAGATTTAACGTGTGTTCCAGTGAATAGGCTGACAGCTTGGCAACACGTGAGTAAGATGCGCCAAGACTTCTGGGCGCGATGGCACTTGGAGTACCTGAACGAGCTCCAGGCACGCGCTAAATGGGCCAAGGACGGACCAAGTCTAAACCTTGGAGATGTCGTGCTCATCAAAGACAGAAATCTGCCGTGCACACAATGGAAAATGGGCCGGGTCACGGAGACGCATCCAGGCGAAGACGGAATAACGCGAAGCGTCACCGTTAAAACGACGAACGGTAATGTGAACAGGGCAGTGAAATATCTGTGCCCCCTACCAGTCGACAAGGCATAA